From a single Cytophagales bacterium WSM2-2 genomic region:
- a CDS encoding metallophosphatase produces MTFQYCSDLHLEFPENKKYLLDHPLKPTGEILVLAGDIVPFAEINKHDYFFDFISGQYQATYWLPGNHEYYNSDISKRSGLVHEQIRSNVFLVNNTAITCNGTRLVFSTLWSKINPTHEWMIQQDITDFHLIRNNKTSFTVADFNLQHEQCLKFLKKELSVKTASTIVVTHHVPTFYNYPAKYKDSLLNEAFASEQFDLIADSGVAYWIYGHHHQFIPEFSIVNTFLVNNQLGYVSSGEHRSFSDTACITMW; encoded by the coding sequence ATGACATTTCAATATTGTTCTGATCTGCACCTGGAGTTTCCTGAAAACAAAAAGTATCTTCTCGATCATCCGCTAAAACCGACAGGCGAGATACTAGTGTTGGCGGGGGATATTGTGCCTTTTGCTGAGATAAATAAACACGACTATTTCTTTGACTTTATTTCAGGTCAGTACCAGGCAACCTACTGGCTTCCGGGAAATCACGAGTACTACAACAGCGATATAAGCAAGAGGAGCGGCCTGGTTCATGAACAAATACGAAGCAATGTATTCTTGGTAAACAATACAGCAATTACCTGTAACGGAACGCGCCTTGTTTTTTCCACATTATGGTCAAAGATAAATCCGACTCATGAGTGGATGATACAACAGGATATTACCGATTTTCATTTGATCAGGAATAACAAGACAAGCTTTACAGTAGCTGACTTTAACTTGCAACATGAGCAGTGCCTGAAGTTTCTGAAAAAAGAGCTTTCAGTAAAAACAGCATCGACTATTGTAGTGACACATCATGTACCTACGTTTTATAACTATCCGGCCAAGTACAAAGACAGTCTATTGAATGAAGCCTTCGCTTCTGAACAATTCGATCTTATTGCTGATTCAGGAGTTGCTTATTGGATATATGGGCATCACCATCAGTTCATCCCGGAATTCAGTATTGTTAATACCTTCTTGGTTAATAACCAACTGGGGTATGTAAGTTCTGGCGAACATAGGAGCTTTAGTGATACTGCTTGTATTACAATGTGGTAG
- a CDS encoding ABC transporter permease, whose amino-acid sequence MISLFIYDEYHFDSYHKKADRIHRIVMDFSEEGNTVHWARTSAPIGQYLKGSYPEVENVVRLRKNPGTDLLSRNDVKFYEESVFFADSTLFDVFDITLLRGDAASALTDKNSIVITEALAKKYFNNDDPIGKSLRLNNVADLKITGIINEMPANSHFVADAFVTFASLDQFMSEKRINHWGWMDHYTYVLLTPGSRPEQLQSEFPEFIKKNAPEWVSVKEKLYLQPLKSIHLHSDLKDEITPNSRDSYSYVLGTIAVFILLMACANFINLSTATLTTRFKEISVQKVLGAGRLHLSAYFWIESVLICTVALIASVVFTFIAEPYFNASTGKQVSVLSSQWLIAPAIVLTAIIGFLSGIIPTIQTTRLNILSISRPQKNSMSKSGMRTTLITFQFCISILLIAATWVVANQFSFLKSARLGFTGDNVIVIPVKDRSQNEKHTTFVNEISRLPGVLKASYSSSVPAINNAYTYTYTFTGSESGEQTMAVFFVDENFFDLYKVKLKEGRLPDLQKKDTLADVILNEAAVKQLHLSEPIGQLVTGQVKGRIVGVVEDFNFATLHMAIQPVIMYAYHQNFRFVSVKLDAGDVQTQLATLDKKWQELYPGYPLEYYFLDSKIQQLYATESRLTSAYTSFSIIAIIIAGIGLVGLTTYLLNRKLKEISVRKVFGSSTTQLVGLIYSGYVKVILIATLIAWILGYYWMSQWLSGFAYRTELSNIYFFVPALIMVLILLLTTGLQTIKASRTNPIDNLREE is encoded by the coding sequence TTGATCTCGCTGTTCATTTATGATGAGTATCATTTTGATTCTTATCATAAGAAAGCCGATCGTATCCACCGTATCGTGATGGATTTCTCGGAAGAAGGGAACACCGTTCACTGGGCAAGAACGAGTGCTCCTATTGGTCAGTATTTAAAAGGCTCGTATCCTGAAGTTGAGAATGTGGTGCGACTCCGCAAGAACCCGGGAACCGATTTGCTTTCGCGTAATGATGTCAAGTTTTATGAAGAGAGCGTATTCTTTGCCGACAGCACGCTGTTTGATGTTTTTGACATCACTCTTCTCCGCGGAGATGCCGCATCTGCATTGACGGATAAAAATTCAATTGTCATTACCGAAGCTCTCGCCAAAAAATACTTTAACAACGATGACCCGATTGGAAAGTCGCTCCGACTTAACAACGTTGCTGACCTGAAGATCACTGGCATCATCAATGAAATGCCGGCCAACTCACACTTTGTGGCCGATGCCTTCGTCACGTTTGCCTCGCTTGATCAATTCATGAGTGAAAAGAGAATTAATCATTGGGGGTGGATGGATCATTATACTTATGTGCTACTGACTCCCGGGTCAAGGCCGGAACAACTTCAATCAGAATTTCCTGAGTTCATTAAAAAGAATGCTCCCGAGTGGGTGTCAGTCAAAGAGAAACTGTACTTACAGCCGTTGAAATCAATCCACCTGCATTCTGATTTAAAAGACGAAATCACTCCCAACAGCCGTGATAGTTATTCGTATGTGCTGGGCACCATCGCTGTGTTCATTTTATTGATGGCTTGTGCCAATTTCATCAACCTATCGACAGCAACACTGACCACGCGCTTCAAGGAAATCTCCGTGCAGAAAGTTCTCGGTGCAGGCAGACTTCATCTGTCAGCTTATTTTTGGATCGAGTCTGTTCTGATCTGCACGGTTGCATTGATTGCATCTGTTGTGTTCACATTCATCGCTGAACCTTATTTCAACGCTTCTACTGGCAAGCAGGTCTCTGTTTTAAGTAGCCAGTGGCTCATCGCACCGGCCATTGTGCTCACTGCCATCATTGGTTTTCTTTCGGGTATCATACCCACCATCCAAACCACCAGACTCAATATCTTAAGCATTTCACGGCCGCAGAAAAATAGCATGAGCAAATCAGGCATGCGGACTACACTCATCACCTTTCAATTTTGCATTTCGATTTTACTGATTGCGGCCACCTGGGTTGTAGCCAATCAATTCAGTTTCTTGAAGTCAGCCAGATTGGGGTTCACCGGTGATAACGTCATTGTGATCCCTGTAAAAGACAGATCGCAAAACGAGAAACACACTACGTTTGTCAATGAGATCAGCCGATTGCCTGGAGTTCTCAAAGCAAGTTATTCATCGAGCGTACCCGCCATCAACAACGCATATACTTACACCTACACCTTCACAGGTTCCGAATCAGGTGAGCAGACCATGGCTGTGTTCTTTGTAGATGAGAACTTCTTTGATCTCTATAAAGTCAAATTAAAGGAAGGCCGCCTCCCCGATTTACAAAAGAAAGACACGCTGGCCGATGTGATACTCAACGAAGCAGCAGTTAAACAACTTCACTTGTCAGAACCCATTGGCCAGTTAGTCACCGGCCAGGTAAAAGGCCGGATAGTTGGCGTTGTTGAAGATTTCAACTTCGCAACACTCCATATGGCTATCCAACCCGTGATCATGTATGCATATCATCAGAATTTCCGTTTTGTTTCTGTGAAGCTCGATGCCGGTGATGTTCAAACTCAATTAGCGACTCTCGACAAGAAATGGCAGGAACTCTATCCGGGCTATCCGTTGGAGTACTATTTCTTAGACAGTAAAATCCAACAATTGTACGCCACCGAATCTCGCTTGACAAGCGCTTACACTTCCTTTTCCATTATTGCTATCATCATCGCGGGTATTGGGTTGGTAGGACTCACTACTTACTTATTGAATCGCAAACTAAAAGAGATCAGTGTGCGCAAAGTTTTTGGAAGTTCTACCACGCAGCTGGTTGGTTTAATTTATTCAGGCTATGTCAAAGTTATACTGATAGCGACACTGATCGCCTGGATTTTGGGCTATTACTGGATGAGCCAATGGCTGAGTGGCTTTGCCTATAGAACCGAACTCAGCAACATCTATTTCTTTGTGCCTGCGTTGATCATGGTTTTGATTTTATTGCTGACCACCGGGCTACAAACCATTAAAGCCTCAAGAACCAATCCGATAGACAACTTGCGCGAAGAATAA
- a CDS encoding TonB-dependent receptor codes for MLQGTISDHEKTPLTGANIFLKEINNSQVADASGKFQFQNLKPGKYTMVTSFIGYSTRTDTVSVQDGAPTHLEVELKSGAVQLSDVVVTSSPDRPINTLSEVDIKFRPINTSQDVLRMVPGLFIAQHAGGGKAEQIFLRGFDCDHGTDINVDMDGLPVNMVSHAHGQGYADLHFLMPEMINYVDFDKGPYFANKGDLNTAGYVSFQTKRRLDRNFAKMEIGSFNTGRMAAGINILETKKSNAFVASEFFKSDGFFVNNQDFSRFNFHGRFNSQLSHHTNLTAVFTAFSSKWNASGQIPDRAVEEGIISRYGSIDPTEGGNTNRFNSYVKLVHDFDNGGSWENQVFAIRYDFNLFSNFTFYLHDPVNGDQINQIDSRWIYGYRSRYQRTSTIFGKTLKTDIGAGARLDNIDKNELDHMVKRSFLNHMQSGAVKELNINGYLSETIFLTNKFSVNAALPLDFFNFNYHDNLNAIQPRSVGKTIVSPKLNFNYQVNQNVSLFVRSGTGFHSNDARVVVAQDGKDILPRAYALDVGADFKLTPQLLIHTALWRLDLDQEFVYSGDEGVVEPSGKTTREGIDVSVRYQINSWLFADLDANFTKPRAAGLPEGQNYIPLAPVQTSIAGLSFRKGLGLNGSVRYRYIGDRPANEDNTLVARGYFITDAILNYTRKSWEVGMSIENLFDVQWKEAQFDTESRLKNEAAPVEEIHFTPGTPFSMRLRFTTYF; via the coding sequence ATGTTGCAAGGCACTATTTCAGACCATGAAAAAACGCCCTTAACGGGCGCCAATATTTTTCTTAAAGAAATCAACAATAGCCAGGTAGCAGATGCCTCTGGCAAATTTCAGTTTCAAAACCTTAAACCCGGTAAGTACACCATGGTGACATCGTTCATCGGCTACAGCACACGAACCGACACCGTTAGCGTTCAGGATGGAGCGCCAACTCATTTGGAAGTGGAACTTAAATCGGGAGCAGTTCAATTGTCTGATGTGGTGGTGACATCATCACCCGATCGCCCGATAAACACACTCTCTGAAGTTGATATAAAATTCCGTCCCATAAATACTTCGCAAGACGTTTTGAGAATGGTACCAGGTCTGTTCATTGCTCAGCATGCCGGTGGCGGTAAGGCTGAACAGATTTTTCTTCGTGGCTTTGACTGCGATCACGGCACCGACATTAATGTGGATATGGACGGACTTCCTGTGAACATGGTTTCACACGCGCACGGTCAAGGCTATGCTGATCTTCATTTCCTCATGCCCGAGATGATCAACTATGTTGATTTTGACAAGGGCCCTTACTTTGCGAATAAGGGTGATTTGAATACCGCTGGTTATGTTTCCTTTCAGACCAAGAGGCGGCTCGACCGCAATTTTGCAAAAATGGAAATAGGGTCATTCAATACCGGACGAATGGCTGCGGGGATAAATATTCTGGAGACAAAAAAGTCAAACGCGTTCGTAGCATCTGAGTTCTTCAAATCAGACGGGTTCTTTGTGAACAACCAGGACTTTTCGAGATTCAATTTTCACGGCAGATTTAACTCGCAACTTTCACACCACACTAACCTTACTGCAGTATTTACTGCTTTCTCCAGTAAATGGAACGCGAGCGGACAAATACCCGATCGGGCAGTTGAAGAGGGAATCATCTCCCGATACGGATCAATCGATCCAACCGAAGGCGGTAATACCAACCGTTTCAATTCTTACGTGAAACTCGTTCATGATTTTGACAACGGGGGCTCATGGGAGAACCAGGTGTTTGCCATCCGCTACGACTTTAATCTCTTCTCAAATTTTACGTTCTACTTGCATGATCCTGTTAACGGTGATCAGATCAATCAAATTGACAGCCGTTGGATTTATGGCTACAGGTCCCGGTACCAGAGGACATCAACTATTTTCGGAAAGACACTTAAGACCGATATAGGAGCAGGAGCCCGACTTGACAACATCGATAAAAATGAGCTTGATCACATGGTAAAGAGATCCTTTCTTAATCATATGCAGTCTGGAGCGGTCAAAGAGTTAAACATTAACGGTTACTTAAGTGAGACTATCTTCTTGACCAATAAGTTTTCAGTAAATGCCGCCTTGCCTTTGGACTTTTTCAATTTTAATTATCACGACAATTTAAATGCAATTCAACCGCGTTCCGTTGGGAAGACCATTGTCAGCCCTAAACTGAATTTTAACTACCAGGTGAATCAAAACGTGAGCCTGTTTGTGAGGTCAGGCACAGGCTTTCATTCTAACGATGCTCGTGTAGTCGTTGCTCAGGATGGAAAGGATATTTTACCGAGGGCTTACGCATTGGATGTGGGAGCAGATTTTAAGTTGACGCCTCAATTGCTAATTCACACAGCATTATGGCGACTTGATCTTGATCAGGAGTTTGTGTATTCGGGTGATGAAGGTGTAGTAGAGCCAAGCGGGAAAACAACCAGGGAAGGAATTGATGTTTCAGTACGTTATCAAATAAACTCATGGCTCTTCGCTGACCTGGACGCAAACTTTACGAAGCCACGAGCAGCAGGACTACCTGAAGGGCAGAATTACATTCCGCTTGCTCCGGTGCAAACGAGCATAGCCGGACTGAGCTTTAGGAAAGGTCTTGGCTTAAATGGGAGCGTGCGATACAGATATATTGGTGACAGGCCGGCAAACGAGGATAATACTTTGGTTGCCAGGGGGTATTTCATCACGGATGCGATTTTAAATTACACCAGGAAATCCTGGGAAGTTGGAATGTCGATTGAAAATCTTTTTGACGTACAATGGAAGGAAGCTCAATTTGACACAGAGTCAAGGCTGAAGAATGAAGCCGCTCCTGTGGAAGAAATTCACTTCACACCAGGAACGCCTTTTTCGATGCGATTGAGGTTCACAACGTATTTTTAA